One Deltaproteobacteria bacterium DNA window includes the following coding sequences:
- a CDS encoding ornithine cyclodeaminase family protein encodes MVLVLKNAQMENLLPMSEEIAAIEQAFVELGQGKAMNAPRARLRTPWKEEGGQYYFNNIMGLVPGVKSMALRIDSSFSKEISVDGAKRRVYPGDFIGLVMLFDMDTCNLLAIMDDHFISTMRVGATSAVASKYLARKDAKIMALLGSGEQAKTQVTAHACVRQLTKVKVYSPTKANREKFAKELSAETGIDVVAVNSAEEAIRGSDIVTAATNTVDPVIQGKWLEPGMHLNSIVGGDNFLPRKELDDEAVIRSNLIVVGYKPQIFLDKQAEFHDRLERGIVKPEDLHELGELLNGNCRGRQDDREITFFKNNTGMGIQFAATARKMYEKAREKGIGAELPLDLFMTQRGDKLFSP; translated from the coding sequence ATGGTTCTAGTTTTAAAAAACGCTCAAATGGAAAACCTGCTGCCGATGTCGGAAGAAATCGCCGCCATTGAGCAAGCCTTCGTCGAACTCGGCCAGGGCAAAGCGATGAATGCGCCGCGCGCCCGGCTGCGCACGCCTTGGAAAGAAGAAGGCGGCCAGTACTATTTCAACAACATCATGGGGCTGGTGCCGGGGGTGAAATCGATGGCGCTGCGCATCGATTCGAGCTTCTCCAAGGAAATCTCCGTCGACGGCGCCAAGCGGCGCGTCTATCCCGGCGATTTCATCGGCCTGGTCATGCTCTTCGACATGGACACTTGCAACCTGCTGGCGATCATGGACGATCACTTCATATCGACCATGCGCGTTGGCGCGACAAGTGCCGTAGCGAGCAAATATCTCGCCCGCAAAGACGCCAAAATCATGGCGCTGCTCGGCTCCGGCGAGCAAGCCAAGACCCAAGTGACGGCTCACGCCTGCGTGCGGCAATTAACCAAAGTCAAAGTCTACAGTCCGACCAAAGCGAATCGCGAAAAATTCGCCAAAGAGCTGAGCGCCGAAACCGGCATCGACGTCGTCGCCGTCAATTCCGCGGAAGAAGCGATCCGCGGCAGCGATATCGTCACCGCCGCGACCAACACCGTCGATCCGGTGATCCAAGGCAAATGGCTCGAACCCGGCATGCACTTGAACAGCATCGTCGGCGGCGACAATTTTCTGCCGCGAAAAGAACTGGACGACGAAGCGGTGATTAGGTCGAATCTGATCGTGGTCGGCTACAAGCCGCAAATATTTCTCGACAAGCAGGCGGAATTTCACGATCGCCTCGAACGCGGCATCGTCAAACCCGAAGATCTGCACGAGCTCGGCGAATTGTTAAACGGCAACTGCCGCGGCCGCCAGGACGACCGAGAAATCACATTTTTCAAAAACAACACCGGCATGGGCATTCAGTTCGCCGCCACGGCGCGAAAAATGTACGAGAAGGCCAGAGAGAAAGGCATCGGCGCCGAATTGCCCTTGGACCTGTTCATGACCCAGCGCGGCGACAAGCTCTTCTCACCGTAA
- a CDS encoding extracellular solute-binding protein translates to MSYLVPFVLFFFALSTIPALAADSSLLDGAKREGSLVFYTTMDIQNSGALVEAFSKKYPFIKGDLVRLGGTAMVSRIMTEAQAGANRFDVAIGISPSFTPMRERNLIAPYLSPEIPNLHDDLYDPKGYWSTVYLNTWVLGYNSKAMARNELPKSYDDLLKPQYKQKFIIDIENHDLFVALSQEWGQEKAVNYFNALAKQIPVFLRGNTNRANFVSVGERPMTFVYAQVIERMKQSGAPVDWIPLEPVAVETNVTMLSAKAAHPNAARLFVDYLISKEGQEFLKTFRRIGPRKDVKPEPAKLFEGFRRRVVPPEAYKNFRELTQIHNEALGIR, encoded by the coding sequence ATGTCCTATTTGGTCCCATTCGTCTTGTTTTTTTTCGCGCTCTCGACAATCCCCGCGCTTGCCGCCGACTCCTCACTTCTCGACGGCGCCAAGCGCGAAGGCAGTTTGGTCTTTTACACGACCATGGATATCCAGAACAGCGGCGCCTTGGTCGAAGCGTTCAGCAAGAAATATCCGTTTATCAAAGGCGATCTGGTGCGCCTGGGCGGTACCGCCATGGTCAGCCGGATCATGACCGAAGCGCAGGCGGGAGCGAATCGATTCGATGTCGCCATCGGCATATCGCCGTCGTTCACGCCCATGCGCGAACGAAACTTGATCGCCCCCTATTTATCGCCGGAAATTCCCAACCTGCATGACGATCTTTACGATCCCAAAGGCTATTGGTCGACGGTTTATTTAAATACCTGGGTGCTGGGTTACAACAGCAAAGCGATGGCGCGTAACGAACTGCCGAAGAGCTACGATGATTTGCTCAAGCCGCAGTACAAACAGAAATTCATCATCGACATCGAGAATCACGATCTGTTCGTCGCCCTGTCCCAAGAATGGGGCCAGGAAAAAGCCGTCAATTATTTCAATGCCCTCGCCAAGCAGATTCCGGTATTTCTGCGCGGCAACACCAACCGCGCCAACTTCGTCAGCGTCGGCGAACGACCGATGACTTTCGTTTATGCCCAAGTCATCGAGCGCATGAAGCAAAGCGGCGCGCCAGTGGATTGGATTCCGTTGGAACCGGTGGCGGTGGAAACCAATGTCACCATGCTCTCGGCCAAGGCGGCCCATCCCAACGCCGCGCGTTTGTTCGTCGATTATTTGATTTCCAAAGAAGGGCAAGAGTTTTTGAAAACCTTTCGCCGCATCGGTCCGCGCAAAGATGTGAAGCCCGAGCCGGCGAAACTGTTCGAAGGCTTTCGCCGCCGTGTGGTGCCGCCCGAGGCGTATAAAAACTTCCGCGAACTAACTCAAATACATAACGAAGCCCTGGGCATTCGTTAA
- a CDS encoding ornithine cyclodeaminase family protein has protein sequence METKGILYLSNNDVKKVLDLGRAIEITEQALRDHSEGRVTWSTPEDFAIKPEQGWQSWVTGCALQTTPVAGFRIRSIKAAGGSRDVSRPPRGPRRVLILSDLEGGEILAFMDEDWCHAVRTAAAATVAMRVLARKDSTVMAMLGAGDTARAAVPVMAQAFKLKEIRVTSRTPESRQNYAKEVGAEYGLNVIPVESTEAALKGADVVISATTTSTPFVEESWLGAGSTVYSIGKHQEMASSIYKNTDKFVVDSWLHCKNKSDMQRMLKENYLSEKDLYAELPELLAGKKPGRQSDQERIFIRAIGLVNQDIAMADHIYRSALKQGIGTRLPY, from the coding sequence ATGGAAACCAAAGGCATCCTCTACCTCTCCAATAACGACGTCAAAAAAGTTCTCGACCTCGGCCGGGCCATCGAGATCACCGAACAGGCGCTGCGCGATCACAGCGAAGGACGAGTGACCTGGTCGACGCCCGAGGACTTCGCCATAAAACCCGAACAAGGCTGGCAGTCCTGGGTCACCGGCTGCGCGTTGCAAACAACACCCGTGGCCGGCTTTCGCATTCGTTCGATCAAAGCCGCCGGCGGCAGCCGCGATGTTTCGCGCCCGCCGCGCGGACCGAGACGGGTGCTCATACTCAGCGATCTCGAAGGCGGCGAGATTCTCGCCTTCATGGACGAAGACTGGTGCCACGCCGTGCGCACCGCCGCCGCCGCCACCGTCGCCATGCGCGTGCTGGCGCGCAAAGACTCGACGGTGATGGCCATGCTCGGCGCCGGCGACACCGCCCGCGCCGCCGTGCCGGTGATGGCCCAGGCTTTTAAGTTGAAAGAAATCCGCGTCACCTCGCGCACGCCCGAGTCGCGCCAAAACTACGCCAAGGAAGTCGGCGCCGAATATGGTTTGAACGTAATTCCGGTGGAATCCACCGAAGCCGCATTGAAAGGCGCCGATGTGGTGATCTCCGCGACCACGACCTCGACGCCCTTCGTTGAAGAGTCCTGGCTCGGCGCCGGCAGCACCGTCTACTCTATCGGCAAGCATCAAGAGATGGCCAGCTCGATCTACAAAAACACCGACAAATTCGTCGTCGACAGTTGGCTCCACTGCAAGAACAAGTCAGACATGCAAAGGATGCTGAAGGAAAACTACTTGAGCGAAAAAGATCTCTACGCCGAACTCCCCGAACTACTCGCCGGCAAAAAGCCCGGCCGCCAGTCAGATCAAGAACGCATCTTCATCCGCGCCATCGGCCTGGTCAACCAAGACATCGCCATGGCCGATCACATCTACCGCAGCGCCCTAAAGCAGGGCATCGGCACGCGGCTGCCATACTGA
- a CDS encoding extracellular solute-binding protein, giving the protein MLERAYSRSAQTLMLRLIVYPLFYAATFMLAVGSHPTQAATVDEVVKSLRSLSGAQRKSFLENGARTEGEAIWYTSMSLTDFPKIVGAFERSHPAVKIRANRLSQSSIMPKIDTEARAGRFAVDIVGSAPVEMWELKQKNFSAAYLSPELKAFPAGSFDPQGFWSSTAVTPLVLAFNTKLVATDEAPRSYQDLLQPKWKGRMNFGSDEYAWYSVMLDGMGKAKGLDFMRALARQQLHIPGGSSIMRLQLMLAGESALVLAARGRRATEYKEKGAPIDYRMLDPYPGEPNGQALMRRAAHPHAAILFVDWLLSEEGQTVLAQQVPRITLRKGIKQIARHQELSKKEFVFVNPATLGPNLNELIASYQQIFNLR; this is encoded by the coding sequence ATGTTAGAGCGAGCCTACTCAAGATCGGCGCAAACTCTCATGCTTCGGCTAATCGTCTATCCTTTATTCTACGCCGCGACATTTATGCTGGCTGTAGGGTCTCATCCGACGCAAGCGGCAACCGTCGACGAGGTAGTAAAAAGTCTTCGCAGTCTCAGCGGCGCGCAGCGCAAGAGCTTTCTGGAAAACGGCGCGCGCACGGAAGGCGAAGCGATTTGGTATACCTCGATGAGCCTCACCGACTTTCCCAAGATCGTCGGCGCCTTCGAACGGAGCCATCCGGCGGTGAAGATCCGCGCCAACCGTTTATCGCAGTCGTCGATCATGCCGAAGATCGACACCGAAGCGCGCGCCGGCCGCTTCGCCGTCGATATCGTCGGCTCGGCGCCGGTGGAGATGTGGGAGCTGAAGCAAAAGAATTTTTCCGCCGCGTATCTTTCACCGGAGTTAAAAGCCTTTCCGGCGGGCTCCTTCGATCCCCAAGGGTTTTGGTCGTCTACCGCAGTGACGCCGCTGGTGCTGGCGTTCAACACTAAACTCGTCGCAACCGACGAAGCGCCGCGCAGCTATCAGGATTTGCTCCAGCCCAAGTGGAAGGGGCGGATGAATTTTGGCAGCGACGAGTACGCTTGGTATTCGGTCATGCTCGACGGCATGGGCAAGGCCAAAGGGTTGGACTTCATGCGCGCACTGGCGCGCCAGCAGCTGCATATACCCGGCGGTAGCAGCATCATGCGCTTGCAGCTAATGCTTGCCGGCGAGTCGGCGTTGGTCTTGGCGGCGCGGGGGCGGCGCGCCACGGAATATAAGGAGAAGGGCGCGCCCATCGATTACCGCATGCTCGATCCTTATCCAGGCGAACCCAACGGTCAGGCACTGATGCGCCGCGCGGCCCATCCCCATGCGGCGATTTTGTTTGTCGACTGGCTGCTTTCCGAAGAAGGGCAAACGGTTTTGGCGCAGCAAGTGCCGCGCATCACGTTGCGCAAAGGCATCAAACAGATTGCGCGCCATCAGGAGCTCTCTAAAAAAGAGTTTGTGTTCGTCAATCCGGCAACACTCGGCCCCAACTTGAACGAGTTGATCGCTTCCTATCAGCAGATTTTTAACCTCCGTTAG
- a CDS encoding aminopeptidase P family protein: MATESPFVDQEYFDRYARAQALMERDGLDALVVSEKNNYWYFSGLISYQLDHIQRPQIGILPKSGKPLLLVYGNDKAKAKALPWVGEVRAYTDVPFPQEMIAASIKEMGLGEAKLGFELGDDQRLGIPVNYLSGLTEALPKAQIKDGSAALTEMRIIKSAREIAFMRKACEISVKAYDRCLPQLKSGMTRREVADRLYISMIEEGAHPRHPGFLMLNSSTRYDDRVYNKGDRMIADFGACYEGYYGDVTRMAIFGAPTDEHKKDHETACDVIDLCFESMKVGTPLAEVSRVANRELIKRGYEAVDSPKRIGHGIGMSRAEPPSLNEVETEIYRPGMVLALEPKVRSAKSAVHLEEDVLITEKGQEFLTSGCRRLDVIN, translated from the coding sequence ATGGCGACCGAATCCCCCTTCGTCGATCAAGAATACTTCGACCGCTACGCCCGCGCTCAAGCGCTCATGGAACGCGACGGCCTCGACGCCCTAGTGGTCTCGGAGAAAAACAATTATTGGTATTTTAGCGGGCTGATTAGCTACCAGCTGGATCATATTCAGCGCCCGCAGATTGGCATCCTACCGAAAAGCGGCAAGCCGCTGCTGCTGGTTTATGGCAACGATAAAGCGAAAGCCAAGGCGCTGCCATGGGTCGGTGAAGTGCGCGCTTACACCGACGTGCCGTTTCCCCAGGAGATGATCGCCGCTTCGATCAAAGAAATGGGCTTGGGTGAAGCGAAACTCGGCTTCGAACTCGGTGACGATCAGCGTTTGGGAATTCCGGTAAATTATCTCTCCGGCCTGACGGAAGCTCTGCCCAAAGCGCAGATCAAAGACGGCAGCGCCGCACTGACGGAAATGCGCATCATCAAAAGCGCGCGCGAAATCGCCTTCATGCGCAAGGCGTGCGAGATCTCAGTCAAAGCCTACGACCGTTGCTTGCCGCAGCTAAAGTCCGGCATGACCCGGCGCGAAGTCGCCGACCGGCTGTACATTTCAATGATCGAGGAAGGCGCCCACCCGCGCCATCCCGGATTTCTCATGTTGAATTCGTCGACCCGCTACGACGACCGGGTTTATAATAAAGGCGACCGCATGATCGCCGACTTTGGCGCCTGCTACGAAGGCTACTACGGCGACGTAACCAGAATGGCGATCTTCGGCGCGCCGACCGACGAACATAAGAAAGACCATGAAACCGCCTGCGATGTGATCGATCTCTGTTTCGAGTCGATGAAAGTCGGCACGCCGCTCGCCGAAGTTTCCCGCGTCGCCAATCGGGAACTCATCAAGCGCGGCTATGAAGCCGTCGACAGCCCCAAACGCATCGGCCACGGCATCGGCATGTCACGCGCCGAACCGCCTTCATTGAACGAAGTCGAGACGGAAATTTATCGTCCCGGCATGGTGTTGGCGTTGGAACCCAAAGTCCGCTCGGCAAAGAGCGCGGTGCATCTTGAAGAAGATGTGCTGATCACGGAAAAAGGACAGGAATTTTTAACCAGCGGTTGCCGCCGCTTGGATGTGATTAACTGA
- a CDS encoding ferredoxin family protein translates to MTYIIAEPCIDVKDTACVDVCPVDCIHPTKNETEEFEKEKKLYIDPEECIDCGACEPVCPVEAIFEEAAAPDKWKHFIKIDADWFKAKKG, encoded by the coding sequence ATGACCTATATTATCGCTGAGCCCTGCATCGACGTGAAGGATACCGCTTGCGTGGACGTCTGTCCGGTGGACTGCATTCATCCGACAAAAAATGAGACTGAGGAGTTCGAGAAAGAAAAGAAGCTCTATATCGATCCCGAGGAGTGCATCGACTGTGGGGCCTGCGAGCCGGTTTGTCCCGTGGAGGCGATCTTTGAGGAGGCGGCGGCGCCGGATAAGTGGAAACATTTTATTAAGATCGACGCCGACTGGTTCAAAGCAAAGAAGGGCTAA
- a CDS encoding isochorismatase family protein, whose amino-acid sequence MRDWEAIIPEEERKIYDKAGYKGSEKFGVNPALIIIDVITGFTGTKPMPVLEAIDEFPTSCGQVAWDALPKIKELLHACRDAKIPVIYSTSDPDFKAAFGNATKRGVDKTDFEKLAVEFPAMIKPNDNEFIVRKARASAFFGTHLITYLVRKNIDSLLIAGTSTCGCVRGTVLDGYSYGYPVFPVEECIFDRSRTSHLVNLFEMNAKYASVIQLSEALDYVGKIKRLEGRKALAS is encoded by the coding sequence ATGAGAGACTGGGAAGCGATCATTCCGGAAGAAGAACGAAAAATTTACGACAAGGCCGGCTACAAGGGGAGCGAAAAGTTCGGCGTCAACCCGGCGCTGATCATCATCGATGTCATCACCGGCTTCACCGGCACCAAGCCGATGCCGGTGCTGGAAGCGATCGACGAATTTCCCACCAGCTGCGGCCAGGTCGCCTGGGACGCACTGCCGAAAATCAAGGAACTGCTCCACGCCTGCCGGGACGCCAAGATCCCGGTGATCTATTCCACCAGCGACCCCGACTTCAAAGCCGCCTTCGGCAACGCCACCAAGCGCGGCGTCGACAAAACCGACTTCGAAAAACTCGCCGTGGAATTTCCGGCGATGATCAAACCCAACGACAACGAATTCATCGTCCGTAAGGCGCGCGCCAGCGCGTTTTTCGGCACGCACTTAATCACCTATCTCGTGCGCAAAAACATCGACAGCCTGCTGATCGCCGGCACCAGCACCTGCGGATGTGTGCGCGGGACAGTTCTCGATGGCTACTCCTACGGTTATCCGGTTTTCCCCGTCGAAGAATGCATCTTCGACCGCTCACGCACTTCCCATCTCGTAAATCTCTTCGAGATGAACGCCAAGTACGCCAGCGTCATCCAGCTCAGCGAAGCACTTGACTACGTCGGCAAGATTAAGCGATTAGAAGGCCGCAAAGCGCTCGCGAGTTAG
- a CDS encoding cupin domain-containing protein, whose amino-acid sequence MAGPQKEFEVHPYVQFMMDRYSPYKNWIKSEGVPIVGGEFVQDVRTEPVGYWRRKDCKGAICTFSDQMVADGYIAEIDPGKSNKPQRQLYEEIITVAAGRGATSVWYDDMAKRTFEWERGSTFAIPLNAWHQHFNASGSEPARYFALTSQPIAFELYRDPEFIYNTNYQFKDRFDLGDAEFFSKEGKYFTEYYGGILHSNFIPDIRKINLVAREKRGKGTKNMYIHMSGGSMLAHVSEFPVGRYKKAHRHGPGAHVFLLDSTGYTLMWQEGEKPKRYDWQEGTVISPPAGGWHQHYNTGNRPCKFVALHANTAVQGEERGVEQIEFEEGDESMRKVFADECAKNGVKVDM is encoded by the coding sequence ATGGCCGGGCCGCAAAAAGAATTTGAAGTTCATCCCTATGTCCAGTTCATGATGGACAGGTACAGTCCGTATAAAAACTGGATCAAATCTGAGGGCGTGCCGATCGTCGGCGGTGAGTTCGTCCAGGACGTGCGCACCGAGCCGGTGGGCTATTGGCGGCGCAAGGACTGCAAGGGGGCGATTTGTACCTTCTCCGATCAGATGGTCGCCGACGGCTACATCGCCGAGATCGATCCGGGCAAGAGCAACAAACCGCAGCGCCAACTTTACGAAGAGATTATCACCGTCGCCGCCGGGCGCGGCGCGACTTCAGTCTGGTACGACGACATGGCGAAACGAACTTTCGAATGGGAGCGCGGCAGTACCTTCGCCATTCCTTTGAACGCTTGGCACCAACATTTCAATGCCAGCGGCAGCGAACCGGCGCGTTATTTCGCGCTCACCAGCCAGCCGATCGCCTTCGAGCTCTACCGCGATCCGGAATTTATCTACAACACCAACTATCAGTTCAAAGACCGCTTCGATCTCGGCGACGCCGAGTTTTTTTCCAAGGAAGGAAAATATTTCACCGAATATTACGGCGGGATTCTCCATTCCAACTTCATTCCCGACATCCGCAAAATAAATTTAGTCGCGCGCGAGAAACGCGGCAAAGGCACGAAGAACATGTACATCCACATGTCCGGCGGTTCCATGCTCGCCCATGTCTCGGAGTTTCCCGTCGGCCGCTACAAAAAAGCCCACCGCCATGGGCCGGGCGCCCATGTGTTTCTGCTCGACTCCACCGGCTACACGTTGATGTGGCAGGAGGGCGAGAAGCCAAAACGCTACGATTGGCAAGAAGGCACGGTAATCTCACCGCCGGCGGGGGGCTGGCACCAGCACTACAACACCGGCAACCGGCCCTGTAAATTCGTCGCGCTCCACGCCAACACCGCGGTGCAGGGCGAAGAGCGCGGCGTCGAACAGATCGAATTCGAAGAAGGCGACGAATCGATGCGTAAGGTGTTCGCCGATGAGTGCGCTAAGAACGGCGTCAAAGTGGATATGTAA